ATGTAAGTACGGCCATCATACCAAAGCTTATGCCTATTCCACAAACTCCTGCCAGCATTAAAGGAAACGCTTGATAATCTGTCTTTTTCGTAAGGAGTAGTCCGGCAAGGAAGGTTCCTGCACCCGCTGCCGTCACGATATAGCCAAATAAATCGGGGGAAGCAGTCGTCAATCCTCTGATCAAAACAATGATTTGGGAGTCTGAGAGCTGCAGGATCAATAGGCTGATCCCTAAGAAAAACATCCCTACCATAATGACGCGATTACTTTTAATAAAACTCAAGCCTGCTAGAAACTCCTCTTTAAAGCTCTTACCTGCTTCTTTCTTTTCTTCTTGTACTGCCTTAACAGCTGCCGGCAGGAAACCAATACATATCGCTGATAACACAAATGTCACCGAATCGACGATAAATACCGGCTTTGCCCCAATCAATGCTACAAAGATTCCGCTCAAGAGCGGTCCTAGGATCTTCGTGCTTGAATCAATCATGGAAGTGATGGACATCGCACTTTTCATACTTCTCTCTTCCACAAGCTCTTTTAATTTTCCGTTTTTCGCCGGAATGAATACAGCGGAAAAAATCCCGGTCAAAAACAAGCAAAGATACACGACCCAAAGACTCCCTGCTATCGTTAAAACAAGAATTAAACCGGCACGAATCACATCGGAAGTGATCATTAATGCTTTACGGCTGAAACGATCCGCGATCGTCCCTGCCACCGGACCGAACAGAGCCATTGGGGCGGCAAGGCATAAAATGACGAGTGAAACCTCAAAAGGCGAAGCCTCCCACTTCAAGCCGACAAGGGTGATGACCGCTACGATACTAAGCCAATCACCAATACTGGATATAGCTTGGGCTGACATTAATGTGACGTAGCCTTTATTGCTCGCTAATCTCTTCAATTTTTTCCGCCTCCAAACCGACACTGATGTCGTTTTATTAAATTTATTATAACGACATTAGTGTCGTTTTTCAATGCTTTTTTTTTAATAATGATGGGATGGGACGGAAGTGATGTGATTCAGCGAAAATCGGGATATTCCAGCGAAACTAGTTTTTTCAGCGATATTTTTGGTAATTCAGCGGAATATGAGATATTCCGGCGGAAATCAGGATAATTCAGCGGAATTTGATTTTTTTCAGCGGGAATCCTGATAATTCGGCGATATTAGAATTTTTCCAGCGATTCCCCCGTTCATTCGGCGATTCTAGTGTTTTTCCAGCGATTTCTCAGTTAATTCAGCGATTCTAACTTTTTATCGGGATATCCCAGTTAATTCAGCGAAAACATTTTTAGAGATACAAAAAAACCCTGGTTCATTGACCAGGGTTTTTTAAGCCAAATCAGTCCTATTTAAGTACGGCGCATATAAGCCCGCACAGTAATCGGCGCAAAAACAGCCACAATTACGGCCGCTCCCAAGAGGGAAATACCTGCGTCCCAGCCGACACTTCCAGAGTTGGCAAGTTCCCGGACTGCAGAGACGAGATGGGAAATCGGATTAATCTTCACAAACCACTGCAGCCAATCCGGCATCGTTTCTACCGGTACGAAGGCATTCGACAGAAACGTCAGCGGAAATAACACGATCATTGAGATCCCTTGAACACTGGAAGCGGTTCTTGCGATGACTCCAAAAAACGCAAAGATCCAGCTGATCGCCCACGAACTGACAATCACTAGTAGACCTGCTAATAAGACAAATTCAATTCCACCCTCTGGCCGGTAGCCCATCACATAGCCCATAGCAAATGTAAGCACCGTCGCTATCGTGTAGCGGATAGTATCTGCCAAGAGTGCTCCTGCCAGCGGGGCAATCCTTGCAATCGGCAGCGACTTAAACCGGTCAAACACCCCTTTGTCCATATCTTCCCGCAATTGGACACCCGTAACGATCGATGTCGTGATCACCGTCTGAACAAGAATTCCCGGAATAATAACAGGTAAATAGCTTTTTACATCTCCTGAAATGGCGCCGCCAAAAATATAAGTAAACATGAGGGTGAATATGATCGGCTGCAACGTAACATCAAATAATTGCTCAGGCGTCCGCCGGATTTTTAACAAACCTCGAAAGGCCATCGTCAGTGAATTGCGAATGGACTGGCGAAAGCTGGTTTTATTTTTTAACCGGCGCTGTGAAACAGGCTTTATTGTACTCGTGCTCATACACTCATCTCCTCTGCATCTTCCTGAATATCATTGGAAGAATGATCCACTCCGTGACCCGTGATTGTGAGAAATACTTCATCAAGTGTTGGTTTCTGCACACTTAGTTCAGTTAAGTGAATCCCTGCTTCCCTAAGCTTGATTAATAAGTCGGTAGCCCTGTCGGCATCGTTCATCGGGGCTGTAATAACTCCTGCTTCAGGACGTACATTCGATTGTGCCTGCAGCACTTGTTCCACAACTCTCCGAGCTTCGTCGATGTCCTTTGCATCCTGAATGGTCAGTTGTAAAGAGGAACTTCCAATCGAAGATTTCAATTCATCAACCGTTCCTTCTGCCACGACTTTTCCACGATCAATGACTGCAACCCGGTCCGCCAATTCATCGGCCTCTTGCAAATACTGGGTCGTCAAAAGCACGGTTGAACCCATTTTCACTAATCTGCGGATTGTATCCCACATCTGATTTCGCGTACGCGGATCCAGTCCCGTCGTCGGTTCATCAAGAAAAATCAGCGGGGGCTGGGAAATAAGACTGGCAGCTAAATCAAGACGGCGCCTCATCCCGCCGGAGAAATTTTTCAACGGACGCTTCGCAGCTTCTGTTAAGCCGAATTCCTCAAGAAGCTCCACGGCTTTGCGGCGTGCCTCTTTCCGGCTGAGTCCTAAAAGTCTCGAAAAAATCATTAAATTTTCCATAGCTGTCAGGGACTCATCCACCGATGCATACTGTCCGGTAACGCCGATCAACTGCCGCACGATCTGCGGTTCTTTTACTACATCATGTCCAAAGATTTTCGCAGACCCTCCGTCGGCGCGAAGTAAAGTGGCCAGCATCCGAATTGTCGTCGTCTTGCCAGCTCCATTCGGACCAAGTACCCCGTAGATCGAACCAGTAGGAACCTTCAAATCCACCCCATCAACGGCCCGGTTGTTACCAAATGTTTTTACGAGTCCTTTTGCTTCAACCGCTAATTCCGGTTGAGTAGAACCTCGCTTCTTATTCAATAAATGTTCCATTAATATTCCTCCTAAAAATGAGTACATGAGGATCATAGCAAAGAAATATAAACTTAATATGAACAATGTGTATTTTATGTTCCCTTTGATAGAAAAAGACTCCAGCATTTCTGCTGAAGCCTTTCGTCTGCTTTATCATTCTATTTTGCGTTCTCGTCCGGCTGGTGGATGCCAAATACATTTCCTTCTGTATCCAGGTAGTATCCCTGCCAAGCCATACCAGGGAGCGCATACTTTGGCAGCGCAACCGTGCCGCCGTTTTCAGTGATTTTTGCTTCTGTCACATCGTAATCCTCTACGGCCATCGTACAAGTGTAGCCATTCATAGGCTGGTTCTGCTCTGGAGGAGCACTTTGGCGCTGCATCAACGCCCCGTTGATGCCAGGCTCATTCTCATCGCCAGTCACAGCCCCCATGTAAGGCATGCCGGCAAATTCACTCCAGTCTTCAAATTTCCAGCCAAATACTTCACCATAGAACTTCTTCGCCCGCTCCATATCATCTACATGAATTTCAAAATGTACTAAACGTCCCATAATGACCTCCTAAGGTTTAATAAATAAACTGCCGAGAGCTTCCATGTATCCGCTTTCCATTTTGCCTATGTACTACGGTGAAGAGAGAGTAAAAAAGAGGATAAGTGAAGATCAGGGTTAATCCGTGTACGTTTTAATCTTATCCCTTTTAAATTAGGAAAACAACAGCATTTTTTAACTTTAGTTGAAAAAGCTGGCATATATAAAAAAGACAGGATTTGAGTAATCCTGTCTTCTGATTAAATCATTATTTCGTTTTAATGAGTACCGGTGGTCGGGGTCGAACCGACACTCCCGAAGGAACACGATTTTGAGTCGTGCGCGTCTGCCAATTCCGCCACACCGGCAAATAATTGGAGGCGGCAACCGGAATCGAACCGGTGGTAAAGGAGTTGCAGTCCTCTGCCTTACCGCTTGGCTATGCCGCCATTGAAAAATCATTAATATTATATCTTATTCATAAACAAATGAAAAATGAATGAAATTAATGGAGCGGGAGACGGGATTCGAACCCGCGACCCCCACCTTGGCAAGGTGGTGTTCTACCACTGAACTACTCCCGCAAATGGCTGGGCCAGCTGGATTCGAACCAGCGCATGACGGTACCAAAAACCGTTGCCTTACCGCTTGGCTATGGCCCAAAGCGTAATAAAATTATTAAAGGGCGACTAGAGGGAATCGAACCCTCGAGTGCCGGAGCCACAATCCGGTGCGTTAACCCCTTCGCCATAGCCGCCATAATGAAAAGCAGGGGTAGTAGGAATCGAACCCACATCGGCGGTTTTGGAGACCGCTGTTCTACCGTTGAACTATACCCCTAAGATGTAATGGTGGAGGGAGTAGGACTCGAACCTACGAACCCGATGGGAGCGGATTTACAGTCCGCCGCGTTTGGCCAACTTCGCTATCCCTCCATATTTAAATAACTATGTCCATCTCTCTGGACTTCCTACTTGTATCCCCATGTTTGCAAGTCGGATAAATGGTGGCTCGGGACGGAATCGAACCGCCGACACACGGATTTTCAGTCCGTTGCTCTACCGACTGAGCTACCGAGCCGATTATGTGATAAACAATGATTTTCTATGTAAAGTGGCGGTCCGGACGGGACTCGAACCCGCGACCTCCTGCGTGACAGGCAGGCATTCTAACCAACTGAACTACCGGACCATATTTAAATTAATCTGGTTGCCCTTACAGGGCTCCTATTTCCAATTAGCAAAGAAGTGGAATCGAAGTAGTTAATTGGATATTATGGTTGCGGGGGCAGGATTTGAACCTGCGACCTCCGGGTTATGAGCCCGACGAGCTACCAGACTGCTCTACCCCGCGATAATGTGGGAATATCTTTTGTTGTTCCCATAAAAATGTTTCTGTTCAACTGTTCGTCGTGCTGCAAGGTGTTTCGGTGAAATCTTGCGAAAATGGTGGAGGATGCAGGGCTCGAACCTGCGACCCCTTGCTTGTAAGGCAAGTGCTCTCCCAGCTGAGCTAATCCTCCGGAGTGCGGTCGTGCTTAAGCGAAATACCGCTAGCTGGCTTAAAATAAATTGGTGACCCGTACGGGATTCGAACCCGTGTTACCGCCGTGAAAGGGCGGTGTCTTAACCACTTGACCAACGGGCCAGCTATTAGGAAAGTGTATTTATGGCGGAGAGCGAGGGATTCGAACCCTCGAAACCGTGGTAACGGTTTACACGAATTCCAATCGTGCTCCTTCGGCCAGCTCGGACAGCTCTCCATAGAATGGCTCCACCGGTAGGATTCGAACCTACGACCGATCGGTTAACAGCCGATTGCTCTACCACTGAGCTACGGTGGAACAGTTGAAACCTGGCAGTGTCCTACTCTCACGGGGATCGACCCGACTACCATCGGCGCTGAAGAGCTTAACTACTGTGTTCGGCATGGGAACAGGTGTGACCTCTTCGCCTTCACCACCAGATCTCTAAATGTACTTTTTTAAAGGGACAAGATATATTATATTGTCCTTTTATAAATTTTTCAAGGGAATTTACAAACTTTTTTGTGTAACCCTCAAAACTGGATAAGTACACATTCAAACGAACTCGAAACATCATAGTTGTATGTCTAGCTTCCGCTTTTCAATTTAGATAAGTCATCGATCGATTAGTATCCGTCAGCTGCACGTGTCACCACGCGTCCACCTCGGACCTATCTACCTCATCGTCTCTGAGGGATCTTATTACCTTAGAGGTAAGGGAAATCTCATCTCAAGGGGGGCTTCATGCTTAGATGCTTTCAGCACTTATCCCGTCCACACGTAGCTACCCAGCGATGCTCCTGGCGGAACAACTGGTACACCAGCGGTGTGTCCATCCCGGTCCTCTCGTACTAAGGACAGCTCCTTTCAGATTTCCAACGCCCACGACGGATAGGGACCGAACTGTCTCACGACGTTCTGAACCCAGCTCGCGTACCGCTTTAATGGGCGAACAGCCCAACCCTTGGGACCGACTACAGCCCCAGGATGCGATGAGCCGACATCGAGGTGCCAAACCTCCCCGTCGATGTGGACTCTTGGGGAGATAAGCCTGTTATCCCCGGGGTAGCTTTTATCCGTTGAGCGACGGCCCTTCCATGCGGAACCGCCGGATCACTAAGCCCGACTTTCGTCCCTGCTCGACTTGTAGGTCTCGCAGTCAAGCTCCCTTGTGCCTTTACACTCTGCGAATGATTTCCAACCATTCTGAGGGAACCTTTGGGCGCCTCCGTTACCTTTTAGGAGGCGACCGCCCCAGTCAAACTGTCCACCTGACACTGTCTCCGGACCGGATCACGGTCCTGGGTTAGAATGTCCGTACAGCCAGGGTAGTATCCCACCAGCGCCTCCACCGAAGCTGGCGCTCCGGCTTCTCTGGCTCCTACCTATCCTGTACAAGCTGTACCAACATTCAATATCAGGCTACAGTAAAGCTCCACGGGGTCTTTCCGTCCTGTCGCGGGTAATGCGCATCTTCACGCATAGTATAATTTCACCGGGTCTCTCGTTGAGACAGTGCCCAAGTCGTTGCACCTTTCGTGCGGGTCGGAACTTACCCGACAAGGAATTTCGCTACCTTAGGACCGTTATAGTTACGGCCGCCGTTTACTGGGGCTTCGGTTCAGCGCTTCGCCAAAAGCTAACGCATCCCCTTAACCTTCCAGCACCGGGCAGGTGTCAGCCCCTATACTTCGCCTTACGGCTTCGCAGAGACCTGTGTTTTTGGTAAACAGTCGCTTGGGCCTTTTCACTGCGGCTCCTCGGCAGAGGAGCACCCCTTCTCCCGAAGTTACGGGGTCATTTTGCCGAGTTCCTTAACGAGAGTTCTCCCGCTCACCTTAGGATCCTCTCCTCGCCTACCTGTGTTGGTTTGCGGTACGGGCACCCCTTTCCTCACTAGAGGATTTTCTTGGCAGTGTGAACTCAGGAGCTTCGGTACTTTAGTTCCCTCCCCATCACAGCTTGACGTTCCCACCGGACGGATTTGCCTATCCGGCCGTCTTGCTGCTTGGACGCGCTCATCCAATGGCGCGCTCTCCCTATCCTCCTGCGTCTCCCCGTCGTTCAAACGGAAAGGAGGTGGTACAGGAATATCCACCTGTTGTCCATCGCCTACGCCTGTCGGCCTCGGCTTAGGTCCCGACTAACCCTGAGAGGACGAGCCTTCCTCAGGAACCCTTAGGCTTTCGGTGAAAGAGATTCTCACTCTTTTTTCGCTACTCATACCGGCATTCTCACTTCTAAGCGCTCCACCAGTCCTTACGGTCTGACTTCACCGCCCTTAGAACGCTCTCCTACCACTGATCGTAAGATCAATCCGCAGCTTCGGTGGTGTGTTTAGCCCCGGTATATTTTCGGCGCAGAGTCACTCGACCAGTGAGCTATTACGCACTCTTTCAATGATGGCTGCTTCTAAGCCAACATCCTGGTTGTCTAAGCAACTCCACATCCTTTTCCACTTAACACACACTTAGGGACCTTAGCTGGCGGTCTGGGCTGTTTCCCTCTCGACCATGAACCTTATCACCCACGGTCTGACTCCCAGAACAAAGTCGCTGGCATTCGGAGTTTGACTGAATTCGGTAACCCGATAGGAGCCCCTCGTCCAATCAGTGCTCTACCTCCAAGACTTTCTATTCTGAGGCTAGCCCTAAAGCTATTTCGGAGAGAACCAGCTATCTCCGTGTTCGATTGGCATTTCACCCCTACCCACACCTCATCCCCGCAATTTTCAACTTGCGTGGGTTCGGGCCTCCAGTCAGTGTTACCTGACCTTCACCCTGGACATGGGTAGATCACACGGTTTCGGGTCTACGACCGCATACTCTCTCGCCCTGTTCAGACTCGCTTTCGCTGCGGCTCCGCCGCTCACGGCTTAACCTTGCATACAGTCGTAACTCGCCGGTTCATTCTACAAAAGGCACGCCGTCACCCATTAACGGGCTCCGACTACTTGTAGGCACACGGTTTCAGGATCTCTTTCACTCCCCTTCCGGGGTGCTTTTCACCTTTCCCTCACGGTACTGGTTCGCTATCGGTCACTAGGGAGTATTTAGCCTTGGGAGATGGTCCTCCCGGATTCCGACGGAATTTCTCGTGTTCCGCCGTACTCAGGATCCACTCCGGAGGAAGAAAGGTTTCGGCTACAGGGCTGTTACCTGCTCTGGCTGATCGTTCCAGATCGATTCGCCTACCTTTCTTCTTGGTAACTCCAAAGGAGTGTCCTACAACCCCAGAAAGCAAGCTTTCTGGTTTGGGCTGTTTCCGTTTCGCTCGCCGCTACTCGGGAAATCGCATTTGCTTTCTCTTCCTCCAGGTACTGAGATGTTTCAGTTCCCCGGGTCTGCCGTCCATGACCTATGGATTCAGTCATGGACACTATTCCATTACGAATAGTGGGTTCCCCCATTCGGAAATCTCCGGTTCACAGCCTACTTACGGCTTGCCGGAGCATATCGGTGTTAGTCCCGTCCTTCATCGGCTCCTAGTGCCAAGGCATCCACCGTGCGCCCTTGTTCACTTAACTATCTGTGAAAAGACGTTTGTTTCTTTCGATGTTCGTTGAATGTCTTGTCATCACTAGCTCCATCACTTGATGAAACTATTGATTTCTTATCCAGTTTTCAAGGTTCACGTAAGAAAGATCACTTGATCTTTCAAAACTGAACAACCAACCGAGTACGTTCCATATATATTCCTTAGAAAGGAGGTGATCCAGCCGCACCTTCCGATACGGCTACCTTGTTACGACTTCACCCCAATCATTGGCCCCACCTTCGGCGGCTGGCTCCAAAAAGGTTACCTCACCGACTTCGGGTGTTGCCAACTCTCGTGGTGTGACGGGCGGTGTGTACAAGGCCCGGGAACGTATTCACCGCGGCATGCTGATCCGCGATTACTAGCGATTCCGGCTTCATGCAGGCGAGTTGCAGCCTGCAATCCGAACTGAGAATGGTTTTATGGGATTTGCTACACCTCGCGGCTTCGCTGCCCTTTGTACCATCCATTGTAGCACGTGTGTAGCCCAGGTCATAAGGGGCATGATGATTTGACGTCATCCCCGCCTTCCTCCGGTTTGTCACCGGCAGTCACCTTAGAGTGCCCAACTGAATGCTGGCAACTAAGGTCAGGGGTTGCGCTCGTTGCGGGACTTAACCCAACATCTCACGACACGAGCTGACGACAACCATGCACCACCTGTCACTTGGTCCCCGAAGGGAAAACCCTATCTCTAGGGTGGGCCAAGGATGTCAAGACCTGGTAAGGTTCTTCGCGTTGCTTCGAATTAAACCACATGCTCCACCGCTTGTGCGGGCCCCCGTCAATTCCTTTGAGTTTCAGCCTTGCGGCCGTACTCCCCAGGCGGAGTGCTTAATGCGTTAACTTCAGCACTAAGGGGTGGAAGCCCCCTAACACCTAGCACTCATCGTTTACGGCGTGGACTACCAGGGTATCTAATCCTGTTTGCTACCCACGCTTTCGCACCTCAGCGTCAGAGACAGACCAGAGAGTCGCCTTCGCCACTGGTGTTCCTCCACATATCTACGCATTTCACCGCTACACGTGGAATTCCACTCTCCTCTTCTGTCCTCAAGTTCCCCAGTTTCCAATGACCCTCCACGGTTGAGCCGTGGGCTTTCACATCAGACTTAAGAAACCACCTGCGTGCCCTTTACGCCCAATAATTCCGGACAACGCTTGCCCCCTACGTATTACCGCGGCTGCTGGCACGTAGTTAGCCGGGGCTTCCTCGTTAGGTACCGTCAAGGTACCGCTCTATTCGCACGGTACTTGTTCTTCCCTAACAACAGAACTTTACGATCCGAAAACCTTCATCGTTCACGCGGCGTTGCTCCGTCAGACTTGCGTCCATTGCGGAAGATTCCCTACTGCTGCCTCCCGTAGGAGTCTGGGCCGTGTCTCAGTCCCAGTGTGGCCGATCACCCTCTCAGGTCGGCTACGCATCGTCGCCTTGGTGAGCCGTTACCTCACCAACTAGCTAATGCGCCGCGGGCCCATCTGTAAGCGATAGCGAGAAGCCATCTTTTAACCCTCCTTCATGCGAAGGTTGGTGTTACCCGGCATTAGCCCCGGTTTCCCGGGGTTATTCCGGTCTTACAGGCAGGTTGCCCACGTGTTACTCACCCGTCCGCCGCTCGTTCCACGAGCGTCACCTCCGAAGAGGATCCGCTCGCTTCCCGCGCTCGACTTGCATGTATTAGGCACGCCGCCAGCGTTCGTCCTGAGCCAGGATCAAACTCTCCAAAAAAAATTGAAAAGCTGTGCGCTTTTGACAGCGCTTGCCTTCAACACCGTTGAAGGTCCTAAAGCTCGTGTGCACATCGTGTGTGCTTTGTTTGAATTCCTTCTATATAATAGAAAGAATGAATTGACGTACTGGTTGGTTCGTTCAGTTTTCAAAGATCAATGTTTGCCGCTTCAAAATGGCGACTTAATTAATATATCATGGCTTTAAATGAAAGTCAATATTTAATTTCCATGATTTTATTTTGCTGTTAAGCTTTGCCACGTTGTCTTAACGCGACGTTTAATAATATAGCATGGAATTCTGGAGGTAGTCAATAACTTTTCGACAAAAAATTATAATTTCCATTAAGCAGGTATTGAAGTGCTATCTTTTCCTTCATTTTGCCTCAGATCAATGCAGCGCCAATAAAAAAACACGTGATTCCCACACAGGGCTCCACGCGTTTTTAGTGATGACGATGAATTTCTTAGGAAGAATAGAGCTCGTGGCTGCTTTTCACTTTATATTTACGGTGGTAAATACTTGGTCCTTTTGTATCCTGCAGGACGACTTCAATAAAATCGTTTTCTGCTAAGTATTCCACCATCGAAGAAAGATCCAGGGCATACTCTTTCACTTCAGGATGGACTTTCAAGTCCCCAAAAGCCCACGCCTCCTCATTTTCTTCCATTAATTCAAGCAGATGCTTGGCACTGGAGCGGGCCCGCTTACTGATCGCATGTTCCACAGCAAGCAGCATGAGCTGCACGCGTTTGTCTGTCGGTTCGTCGCTTTCAATTAATTCCTGGTAGAGTTTATAGATCTCCGGTTCAATTCTTCTCACTTGGTTCCAGACGGTCACTTCCGGATGAAAACCTTTTTCAATAATCGAAAGCCGCGCTAAGTAATGAAGCGAGTGAACCATCCGGCTGAAGGAATCTAAATATTGTTCAGATTCAAATAAATCCTTTGATTCACTATAGCTTCGAATCAGCTTGGCAAATTCGATAGCTTTCTTTAAGTCTCTCGTTTTTTGCGGGAAGGAACGCAGCCTTTCTTTAAGATC
This Halobacillus salinarum DNA region includes the following protein-coding sequences:
- a CDS encoding VOC family protein → MGRLVHFEIHVDDMERAKKFYGEVFGWKFEDWSEFAGMPYMGAVTGDENEPGINGALMQRQSAPPEQNQPMNGYTCTMAVEDYDVTEAKITENGGTVALPKYALPGMAWQGYYLDTEGNVFGIHQPDENAK
- a CDS encoding nucleotidyltransferase-like protein, with amino-acid sequence MEDVLRPIYQERASQANTLGILILEKFKPISPVTDNFDVILFIIVRDAEDSWYVKHYEFDEKSAAMHIVDEKLLKHWIDTSSYRRAIEWIINGAIIFERNEYVTDLKERLRSFPQKTRDLKKAIEFAKLIRSYSESKDLFESEQYLDSFSRMVHSLHYLARLSIIEKGFHPEVTVWNQVRRIEPEIYKLYQELIESDEPTDKRVQLMLLAVEHAISKRARSSAKHLLELMEENEEAWAFGDLKVHPEVKEYALDLSSMVEYLAENDFIEVVLQDTKGPSIYHRKYKVKSSHELYSS
- a CDS encoding MFS transporter — translated: MKRLASNKGYVTLMSAQAISSIGDWLSIVAVITLVGLKWEASPFEVSLVILCLAAPMALFGPVAGTIADRFSRKALMITSDVIRAGLILVLTIAGSLWVVYLCLFLTGIFSAVFIPAKNGKLKELVEERSMKSAMSITSMIDSSTKILGPLLSGIFVALIGAKPVFIVDSVTFVLSAICIGFLPAAVKAVQEEKKEAGKSFKEEFLAGLSFIKSNRVIMVGMFFLGISLLILQLSDSQIIVLIRGLTTASPDLFGYIVTAAGAGTFLAGLLLTKKTDYQAFPLMLAGVCGIGISFGMMAVLTFYDLQLSDLWGPILGLCAGFAAGLVFVPFQAAVQTDTPVHMTGRVFGVVNSVTTTATIIGPLLGGWLATLIGVVPTFLITATLLVVLALAGFVTRNKLEMGKSDGAEGKQRVPGEPAG
- a CDS encoding ATP-binding cassette domain-containing protein, whose product is MEHLLNKKRGSTQPELAVEAKGLVKTFGNNRAVDGVDLKVPTGSIYGVLGPNGAGKTTTIRMLATLLRADGGSAKIFGHDVVKEPQIVRQLIGVTGQYASVDESLTAMENLMIFSRLLGLSRKEARRKAVELLEEFGLTEAAKRPLKNFSGGMRRRLDLAASLISQPPLIFLDEPTTGLDPRTRNQMWDTIRRLVKMGSTVLLTTQYLQEADELADRVAVIDRGKVVAEGTVDELKSSIGSSSLQLTIQDAKDIDEARRVVEQVLQAQSNVRPEAGVITAPMNDADRATDLLIKLREAGIHLTELSVQKPTLDEVFLTITGHGVDHSSNDIQEDAEEMSV
- a CDS encoding ABC transporter permease, with amino-acid sequence MSTSTIKPVSQRRLKNKTSFRQSIRNSLTMAFRGLLKIRRTPEQLFDVTLQPIIFTLMFTYIFGGAISGDVKSYLPVIIPGILVQTVITTSIVTGVQLREDMDKGVFDRFKSLPIARIAPLAGALLADTIRYTIATVLTFAMGYVMGYRPEGGIEFVLLAGLLVIVSSWAISWIFAFFGVIARTASSVQGISMIVLFPLTFLSNAFVPVETMPDWLQWFVKINPISHLVSAVRELANSGSVGWDAGISLLGAAVIVAVFAPITVRAYMRRT